In a single window of the Pseudanabaena sp. BC1403 genome:
- the pseC gene encoding UDP-4-amino-4,6-dideoxy-N-acetyl-beta-L-altrosamine transaminase has product MTAFIPYGRQDINAADIQSVIEVLQSDWLTQGSATVRFEQAVAEYCGAKYAIAVSSATAALHIACLALGLGEHDYLWTSPNTFVASANCGLYCGAKVDFVDIDPNTYNLSIDQLEQKLSKAAQLRCLPKVLVPVHFAGQSCEMEKILSLSQQYGFKVIEDASHAIGGRYQNKAIGCCEFSDLTVFSFHPVKIITTGEGGMVLTNRDDLYEKLIRLRSHGITRNPDLMQGEVHGAWYYQQLELGFNYRMTDIQAALGASQIQRLSEFVTRRRFLAQRYNHLLQNLPLTLPYQNIDTESSWHLYVIRLNLDKISTTHCQVFEQLREAGIGVNLHYIPVHTHPYYQNLGFCWGDFPKSEMYYESAISIPLYYGLKEKEQDRIVASLQGILR; this is encoded by the coding sequence ATGACAGCTTTTATTCCCTACGGGCGACAGGATATTAATGCTGCCGACATTCAAAGTGTGATTGAGGTTTTACAGTCAGACTGGCTAACTCAAGGTTCGGCTACTGTTCGATTTGAGCAAGCCGTAGCTGAATATTGTGGGGCTAAGTATGCGATCGCAGTTTCTAGTGCTACGGCTGCTCTACATATTGCTTGTTTAGCGCTTGGCTTAGGCGAGCATGATTATCTCTGGACTTCACCAAATACTTTTGTGGCTTCAGCGAATTGTGGATTGTATTGCGGGGCAAAGGTTGATTTTGTTGATATTGACCCAAACACTTATAACTTGAGTATCGATCAATTAGAGCAAAAATTATCTAAGGCGGCTCAGTTAAGATGTTTACCCAAAGTTTTAGTACCCGTACATTTTGCAGGTCAATCCTGTGAGATGGAAAAGATTTTATCTCTATCTCAGCAATATGGATTTAAGGTGATAGAAGATGCTTCCCATGCGATCGGGGGCAGATATCAGAACAAAGCGATCGGCTGTTGTGAGTTTTCCGACCTGACTGTGTTTAGCTTTCATCCAGTGAAGATTATCACTACTGGAGAAGGAGGAATGGTGTTAACTAATCGCGATGATTTGTATGAAAAGTTGATTCGTTTGCGATCGCATGGCATTACGCGCAATCCAGATTTAATGCAAGGTGAAGTTCACGGTGCTTGGTATTATCAGCAATTAGAACTGGGGTTTAATTACCGCATGACAGATATTCAAGCCGCATTAGGGGCAAGTCAGATCCAACGATTGAGTGAGTTTGTAACTAGACGGCGATTTTTAGCCCAACGTTATAATCATTTATTGCAAAATTTACCGCTTACTTTGCCCTACCAAAATATAGATACCGAATCTAGTTGGCATCTATATGTAATTCGTTTAAATCTTGACAAAATCAGCACAACTCATTGTCAAGTATTTGAGCAACTCCGCGAAGCAGGAATTGGAGTAAATCTACATTATATTCCCGTACATACTCATCCCTATTATCAAAATCTAGGTTTTTGTTGGGGTGATTTCCCAAAATCAGAGATGTATTATGAAAGCGCAATTAGTATCCCTTTATATTATGGATTGAAAGAGAAAGAGCAAGATCGGATTGTTGCGAGTCTACAAGGAATTTTGCGCTAA
- the pseB gene encoding UDP-N-acetylglucosamine 4,6-dehydratase (inverting), translating to MRINEKSSILVTGGTGSFGKKFVELILKRFPNIHRLVIYSRDELKQFEMAQQFSDHQYPGLRYFIGDIRDVRRLTRACEGIDIVVHAAALKQVPAAEYNPIEFIRTNVLGSENVIEAALDSGVKRVVALSTDKAAAPINLYGATKLCADKLFVAANNIKGSRDLHFSVVRYGNVMGSRGSVIPFFLQKRHEGVLPITDPQMTRFNITLEEGVQMVLWAIENAWGGEIFVPRIPSYRITDVATAIAPQCEQRIVGIRSGEKVHEEMITTSDAFTTVDCGEYYAILPVHGGHIERYLEMGAKMVESGFSYNSGQNKYFLTVDELRMLIKTYVDPSFAV from the coding sequence ATGCGAATTAATGAAAAAAGCTCAATCCTAGTGACAGGTGGTACAGGTTCTTTCGGTAAAAAATTTGTTGAACTCATACTAAAAAGGTTTCCGAACATCCATAGACTAGTAATTTATTCACGCGATGAATTAAAACAGTTTGAAATGGCACAGCAGTTTTCTGATCACCAATATCCAGGATTGCGTTATTTTATTGGTGATATTCGCGATGTGCGACGACTAACTCGTGCCTGTGAAGGTATTGATATTGTGGTTCATGCCGCAGCTTTAAAGCAAGTTCCTGCCGCAGAGTACAATCCCATTGAGTTTATTCGTACCAATGTTTTGGGTTCGGAAAATGTTATTGAAGCGGCTTTAGATAGTGGCGTAAAGAGAGTTGTGGCTCTATCTACCGATAAGGCGGCAGCTCCCATTAACTTGTATGGTGCGACAAAACTATGTGCGGATAAGTTATTTGTTGCGGCTAATAACATCAAAGGATCGCGAGATTTGCATTTTAGTGTGGTGCGTTATGGCAATGTCATGGGTTCACGAGGGTCTGTGATTCCTTTTTTCTTACAAAAGCGTCATGAAGGAGTCTTACCAATTACCGATCCGCAAATGACTCGCTTTAATATCACTTTAGAAGAAGGCGTACAAATGGTGCTGTGGGCGATCGAAAATGCTTGGGGAGGTGAAATTTTTGTGCCCCGAATTCCGTCCTATCGAATTACTGATGTTGCTACAGCGATCGCACCACAATGTGAACAGCGCATTGTAGGGATTCGGTCAGGGGAAAAAGTTCATGAAGAAATGATTACGACTTCAGACGCTTTTACTACGGTTGATTGCGGTGAATATTATGCGATCTTGCCAGTTCATGGCGGTCATATAGAGCGGTATCTTGAGATGGGAGCAAAAATGGTAGAGAGTGGCTTTAGCTACAATTCTGGTCAAAATAAATATTTTTTGACTGTTGATGAGTTGCGTATGTTAATTAAGACTTATGTTGATCCGAGTTTTGCGGTATGA